From the Primulina tabacum isolate GXHZ01 chromosome 3, ASM2559414v2, whole genome shotgun sequence genome, one window contains:
- the LOC142540979 gene encoding ACT domain-containing protein ACR11-like, with amino-acid sequence MAVAMVSSGSNFGLYSNLKARQFNSSAAPFICSFGFDPIRLSCAVSKRSSSSSASVFTPKASLSTTVEDGKSEEADVIPIPSVIIDQDSDPDATIVEVTFGDRLGALLDTMNALKNLGLNVVKANVYLDSSGKHNKFAITRASSGRKVDDPELLEAIRLTIINNLLEYHPESSAQLAMGAAFGVLAPNQTVDVDIATRVRVYDDGPDQSLLYVETADRPGLLVDLVKIVTDINIAVKSGEFDTEGLLAKAKFHVSYKGEALIKPLQLVLANSLRYFLRRPTTEEASF; translated from the exons ATGGCTGTGGCCATGGTTTCTTCGGGGAGCAATTTCGGGCTTTACAGTAATTTAAAAGCTAGGCAATTCAATTCAAGTGCAGCTCCTTTCATTTGTTCATTTGGTTTCGATCCAATTCGTCTATCTTGCGCTGTATCCAAGAGGAG CTCATCATCTTCCGCCAGTGTATTTACACCAAAAGCATCTTTAAGTACGACTGTTGAG GATGGAAAATCTGAGGAGGCTGATGTAATTCCTATCCCCAGTGTGATAATAGATCAAGATTCGGATCCGGATGCCACTATTGTCGAGGTTACCTTTGGGGATCGGCTTGGGGCTCTTCTGGACACG ATGAATGCACTGAAGAACCTTGGACTAAATGTCGTCAAGGCGAATGTGTACCTTGATTCATCTGGCAAACACAACAAATTTGCCATCACTAGAGC TTCATCAGGGAGAAAGGTGGATGACCCAGAGTTGCTTGAGGCTATTCGTTTGACAATCATCAACAATTTGCTCGAGTATCATCCA GAGTCGAGTGCCCAGTTAGCTATGGGAGCTGCGTTTGGCGTGCTGGCACCAAATCAAACG GTTGATGTCGATATAGCCACCCGTGTCCGTGTCTATGATGACGGTCCTGATCAAAG TTTGCTCTACGTAGAGACAGCGGATCGTCCTGGGTTACTGGTGGATCTTGTAAAGATAGTAACTGATATAAACATTGCTGTTAAATCAGGAGAGTTCGACACTGAG GGCTTGTTGGCCAAGGCAAAATTTCATGTAAGTTACAAAGGTGAAGCTCTGATCAAACCTCTTCAACTG GTTCTTGCAAATAGTTTGCGGTATTTCTTGAGGAGACCTACCACGGAGGAGGCGAGTTTTTAA